In Amycolatopsis sulphurea, one genomic interval encodes:
- a CDS encoding YihY/virulence factor BrkB family protein, with the protein MPENPAPGAPPPEPPPAPPAKPPRKGPWRLLTRTLAKAWEGNIFSEGAEAAFWQTLSLPPLLLGLLGSLGFVGEWFGQDVVTAVHDRIIAFCHTIFSQNAVQEIIEPTVNSILTVGKGEIVSVGFVISLWAGSSAMSSFVDAITVAHDQYGVRNEVWQRIFALLLYLAGLIVLVVGLPLLAIGPDLLPEFFPVTWRPTVASWVGTLYFPVLGVMIVLALTTLYKLALPRRLPWHRGLPGAILAMLVFLIASIGLRIYLNWITKTGYTYGALAAPIAFLLLMFFIGLAVVGGAYFNSAIQELWPAKPTRRQRRKWRRLEMVRASERMHAEDGRTRWERTTIPLRRPEPEGDGHEGEKPPRPS; encoded by the coding sequence GTGCCCGAGAACCCCGCACCCGGTGCCCCGCCACCGGAACCGCCACCCGCGCCACCGGCGAAGCCGCCGCGCAAGGGGCCTTGGCGGCTCCTCACCCGCACCCTCGCGAAGGCCTGGGAAGGCAACATCTTCTCCGAAGGCGCCGAGGCCGCGTTCTGGCAGACGCTCTCGCTGCCGCCCCTGCTGCTCGGGCTGCTGGGCAGTCTCGGGTTCGTCGGCGAATGGTTCGGCCAGGACGTGGTCACCGCCGTGCACGACCGGATCATCGCCTTCTGCCACACCATTTTCAGCCAGAACGCGGTGCAGGAGATCATCGAGCCGACGGTGAACAGCATCCTCACCGTCGGCAAGGGCGAGATCGTGTCGGTGGGGTTCGTGATCTCGCTGTGGGCGGGATCCTCGGCGATGTCGTCGTTCGTCGACGCGATCACCGTGGCGCACGATCAGTACGGCGTGCGCAACGAGGTGTGGCAGCGGATCTTCGCGCTGCTGCTGTATCTCGCCGGGCTGATCGTGCTGGTGGTCGGGCTGCCGCTGCTGGCGATCGGGCCGGATCTGCTGCCGGAGTTCTTCCCGGTGACCTGGCGGCCCACGGTCGCCTCCTGGGTGGGCACGCTCTACTTCCCGGTCCTCGGGGTGATGATCGTGCTGGCGCTGACCACGCTGTACAAGCTCGCGCTGCCGCGGCGGCTGCCCTGGCACCGCGGGCTGCCCGGCGCGATCCTGGCCATGCTGGTGTTCCTGATCGCCAGTATCGGGCTGCGCATCTACCTCAACTGGATCACCAAGACCGGCTACACCTACGGCGCGCTGGCCGCCCCGATCGCCTTCCTGCTGCTGATGTTCTTCATCGGGCTCGCGGTGGTCGGCGGCGCCTACTTCAACAGCGCGATCCAGGAGCTGTGGCCGGCGAAGCCGACCCGGCGGCAGCGCCGCAAATGGCGCCGGCTGGAGATGGTCCGGGCCAGCGAGCGGATGCACGCCGAGGACGGCCGCACCCGCTGGGAGCGCACCACGATCCCGTTGCGCCGCCCCGAGCCGGAGGGCGACGGGCACGAAGGCGAGAAGCCGCCGCGCCCGTCGTGA
- a CDS encoding DEAD/DEAH box helicase gives MSETTTQGVLGAPPAGQDSTARPLRAWQRRALTKYLTRKPKDFLAVATPGAGKTVFGLRIAAELLSDRTVEAVTIVTPTEHLKHQWASAAAAAGIAIDSNFRNTTGVTSRDYTGVAVTYAQVAAHPTLHRVRTENRKTLVILDEIHHGGDAKSWGDAVREAFTPAVRRLALTGTPFRSDDSAIPFVTYEPDAGGFQRSKADHSYGYSDALADGVVRPVVFLAYSGEASWRTSAGEEFTARLGEPLTAEQNARAWRTALDPSGEWVPAVLQAADTRLTQVRQGVPDAGGLVIATDQESARAYAKILQRISGEMPTLVLSDDPKASGRIKEFSETNERWIVAVRMVSEGVDVPRLAVGVYATSASTPLFFAQAIGRYVRARRKGETASVFLPSVPVLLELASELEAQRDHVLGKPHREKEGWEDELLAQANRTEDEPGEEEKAFTSLGASAELDQVIYDGNSFGTAVFSGSEEEQEYLGLPGLLEPDQVRALLRKRQEEQLSDEKRRRPAEPERPAPAARPQSVSERLGALRKELNALVGVYHHRTKKPHGAIHNELRRVCGGPPTAMATMEQIEERIVTLRSW, from the coding sequence TTGTCCGAGACGACGACCCAGGGGGTCCTCGGGGCACCGCCTGCCGGGCAGGACAGCACCGCGCGCCCGTTGCGCGCCTGGCAGCGCCGCGCGCTCACGAAGTATCTGACCCGCAAGCCGAAGGACTTCCTGGCGGTGGCCACGCCCGGGGCCGGCAAGACCGTGTTCGGCCTGCGGATCGCCGCCGAGCTGCTCTCGGACCGGACGGTCGAGGCGGTCACCATCGTCACGCCCACCGAGCATCTCAAGCACCAGTGGGCGAGCGCGGCCGCCGCGGCCGGGATCGCGATCGACTCGAACTTCCGCAACACCACCGGGGTCACCTCCCGCGACTACACCGGGGTCGCGGTGACCTACGCGCAGGTGGCCGCGCACCCCACGCTGCACCGGGTGCGCACCGAGAACCGCAAGACGCTGGTGATCCTCGACGAGATCCACCACGGCGGCGACGCGAAGTCCTGGGGCGACGCGGTGCGCGAGGCGTTCACACCCGCCGTACGCCGGCTCGCGCTCACCGGCACTCCGTTCCGGAGCGACGATTCCGCGATCCCGTTCGTCACCTACGAACCGGACGCGGGCGGGTTCCAGCGCAGCAAGGCCGACCACTCCTACGGCTACTCCGACGCACTCGCCGACGGCGTGGTCCGGCCGGTGGTGTTCCTCGCCTACTCCGGCGAGGCGTCCTGGCGCACCAGCGCGGGGGAGGAGTTCACCGCCCGGCTCGGGGAGCCGTTGACCGCCGAGCAGAACGCCCGTGCCTGGCGGACCGCGCTGGATCCGTCGGGCGAGTGGGTGCCCGCGGTGCTGCAGGCCGCCGACACCCGGCTGACCCAGGTCCGCCAGGGCGTGCCGGACGCGGGTGGCCTGGTCATCGCCACCGATCAGGAGTCCGCGCGCGCGTACGCCAAGATCCTGCAGCGCATTTCCGGCGAGATGCCCACCCTCGTGCTGTCCGACGATCCGAAGGCTTCCGGCCGGATCAAGGAGTTCTCCGAGACGAACGAACGCTGGATCGTCGCGGTCCGGATGGTGTCCGAGGGCGTCGACGTGCCGCGGCTGGCCGTCGGGGTCTACGCCACCAGCGCGTCCACGCCGCTGTTCTTCGCCCAGGCGATCGGCCGCTACGTGCGGGCCCGGCGCAAGGGCGAGACGGCCAGTGTGTTCCTGCCCAGCGTGCCCGTGCTGCTGGAGCTGGCCAGCGAGCTGGAGGCCCAGCGCGACCACGTGCTCGGCAAGCCGCACCGGGAGAAGGAGGGCTGGGAGGACGAGCTGCTCGCCCAGGCCAACCGGACCGAGGACGAACCGGGCGAGGAGGAGAAGGCGTTCACCTCGCTCGGCGCCTCGGCCGAGCTGGACCAGGTGATCTACGACGGCAACTCGTTCGGCACGGCGGTGTTCTCCGGGTCCGAGGAGGAGCAGGAGTACCTGGGCCTGCCCGGCCTGCTGGAGCCCGACCAGGTGCGCGCGCTGCTGCGCAAACGGCAGGAGGAGCAGCTTTCCGACGAGAAGCGGCGCCGCCCCGCCGAGCCCGAGCGGCCCGCCCCGGCCGCCCGGCCGCAGTCGGTCAGCGAACGGCTCGGCGCGCTGCGCAAGGAGCTGAACGCCCTCGTCGGCGTCTACCACCACCGCACGAAGAAGCCGCACGGCGCGATCCACAACGAGCTGCGCCGGGTGTGCGGCGGCCCGCCGACCGCGATGGCCACCATGGAACAGATCGAGGAACGGATCGTCACCCTGCGCTCCTGGTAG
- a CDS encoding sugar ABC transporter substrate-binding protein, translating into MRSRTITLLAATVSAGLALTACGANSSNSGSSGSSSSSAPAPAGGGAGGKVGVILPETATSARWEAFDKPMLQAALSAQGFSSDIQNAQGDNQKFSSLADGFISQGVKVLIIAPSDPAVGAQIEAKAKAAGIPVIDYDRPSLGGSANYYVSFDNEKVGELQAQGLADALKSKPGAGVVQIEGAPTDNNATLFGDGHDKILKPLYDSGALKLVQKQPINDWDPQVGGQTFEQIFSRAGGKVDGVVAANDELAGAVITVLKKNGLNGKVPVTGQDSTAAGLQAILRGDQLLTIFKPIKEEAENTAKLAAALAKNDTAAADKIATGTLHDPKNNRDIKSVLLAPQLITVNDVKKVVQAGYVKASDVCTGDVAAKCTQYGIS; encoded by the coding sequence ATGCGCAGCAGAACCATTACCCTCCTCGCCGCCACGGTGAGCGCCGGTCTGGCGCTGACCGCGTGCGGTGCGAACAGCTCGAACTCCGGGAGCTCGGGGAGCAGCTCCTCGTCCGCGCCGGCCCCGGCCGGTGGCGGGGCCGGCGGCAAGGTCGGCGTGATCCTGCCGGAGACGGCCACCTCGGCCCGCTGGGAGGCCTTCGACAAGCCGATGCTGCAGGCCGCGCTGTCCGCGCAGGGCTTCAGCTCGGACATCCAGAACGCGCAGGGCGACAACCAGAAGTTCTCCTCGCTGGCCGACGGGTTCATCAGCCAGGGCGTCAAGGTTCTGATCATCGCGCCGTCGGATCCGGCGGTCGGCGCGCAGATCGAGGCCAAGGCGAAGGCCGCGGGCATCCCGGTCATCGACTACGACCGGCCCAGCCTCGGCGGTTCGGCGAACTACTACGTCTCCTTCGACAACGAGAAGGTCGGCGAACTGCAGGCCCAGGGCCTGGCCGACGCGCTGAAGAGCAAGCCGGGCGCCGGCGTCGTGCAGATCGAGGGCGCGCCGACGGACAACAACGCGACCCTGTTCGGCGACGGGCACGACAAGATCCTCAAGCCGCTGTACGACTCCGGCGCGCTCAAGCTGGTCCAGAAGCAGCCGATCAACGACTGGGACCCGCAAGTCGGCGGCCAGACCTTTGAGCAGATCTTCAGCCGGGCCGGCGGCAAGGTCGACGGCGTGGTCGCGGCGAACGACGAGCTGGCCGGCGCGGTGATCACCGTGCTGAAGAAGAACGGTCTCAACGGCAAGGTCCCGGTCACCGGCCAGGACTCGACCGCGGCCGGGCTGCAGGCCATCCTGCGCGGCGACCAGCTGCTGACCATCTTCAAGCCGATCAAGGAAGAGGCCGAGAACACCGCCAAGCTGGCGGCGGCGCTGGCCAAGAACGACACCGCCGCGGCGGACAAGATCGCGACCGGCACGCTGCACGACCCGAAGAACAACCGCGACATCAAGTCGGTGCTGCTGGCCCCGCAGCTGATCACCGTCAACGATGTCAAGAAGGTCGTCCAGGCCGGCTACGTGAAGGCCTCGGATGTGTGTACCGGTGACGTCGCCGCCAAGTGCACCCAGTACGGCATCTCCTGA
- a CDS encoding ATP-binding cassette domain-containing protein, with product MSEPILDISGLNKSFGPVHVLHDVDFAVRAGEVTALVGDNGAGKSTLVKCIAGIHPYDTGKVTFGGEQVHIHGPKDASELGIEVVYQDLALADNLDIVQNMFLGRERGSSWLLDEAAMEKAARETLASLSVRTVKSVRTPVSALSGGQRQTVAIAKSVLWNSKVVILDEPTAALGVAQTRQVLDLVRRLAEQGLGVVLISHNMADVFEVADRIDVLYLGRLVAEVLTKDVTHSQIVELITAGRSGDLGLARPEAVAL from the coding sequence ATGAGCGAGCCCATTCTCGACATCTCCGGCCTGAACAAGAGCTTCGGCCCGGTCCACGTCCTGCACGACGTGGACTTCGCGGTGCGCGCGGGCGAAGTGACCGCGCTCGTCGGCGACAACGGGGCCGGTAAGTCCACTTTGGTCAAATGCATCGCCGGCATCCACCCGTACGACACCGGCAAGGTGACCTTCGGCGGCGAGCAGGTGCACATCCACGGCCCGAAGGACGCCTCCGAACTCGGCATCGAGGTCGTCTACCAGGATCTCGCGCTGGCCGACAACCTCGACATCGTGCAGAACATGTTCCTCGGCCGGGAGCGCGGCAGCTCCTGGCTGCTGGACGAGGCCGCGATGGAGAAGGCCGCCCGCGAGACGCTGGCCTCCCTCTCGGTGCGCACGGTGAAGTCCGTGCGCACCCCGGTCTCCGCGCTCTCGGGCGGTCAGCGCCAGACCGTGGCGATCGCGAAATCGGTGCTGTGGAACAGCAAGGTCGTGATCCTGGACGAGCCGACCGCGGCACTCGGCGTCGCGCAGACCCGGCAGGTGCTCGATCTGGTCCGCCGGCTCGCCGAGCAGGGCCTGGGCGTGGTGCTGATCAGCCACAACATGGCCGACGTGTTCGAGGTCGCGGACCGGATCGACGTGCTGTACCTGGGCAGGCTGGTGGCCGAGGTGCTGACCAAGGACGTGACGCACAGCCAGATCGTCGAACTCATCACCGCGGGCCGGTCGGGCGACCTCGGCCTCGCCCGCCCCGAAGCCGTCGCTCTGTGA
- a CDS encoding sugar ABC transporter permease, translating to MTETPAKPANPEAGSGAITDFGIDTTSMSTGEAIKDYFARMKDGQLGSIPAVLGVIVLAILFSALSGDFFTLRNIANLLEQGAGQTIIAMGIVFVLLLGEIDLSAGTASGVCAGLMALHYVRNGNLLGSMGTGVFVTFIVVLVIAAGLALLQRIWAGAVISVIGIVIILIGAPVNAWVEMAIAICTGTAIGCITGFLVSKIGMPSFVVTLALFIVWQGVLLQFIGEGGTLPISTSDTLNAVANGNLSVTGSWVLFVVAVGGYAVIALGQHFTRLRRGLVVQPTPIVVFKVGVLAVLAAVSTYLLTVNRSSNDQVSIQGVPYVVPIVLVLLFAGTYVLNRTKYGRHLYAVGGNKEAARRAGINVPKLRTSVFVISSSFAAIGAIVYSSKIGAVNPQSGGLNTLLFAVGAAVIGGTSLFGGKGRVIDAVIGGAVLAIVNNGLGLLQQSAAVVNIVTGLVLMLAATVDALSRRRAEASAR from the coding sequence ATGACTGAAACCCCTGCGAAGCCGGCGAACCCGGAGGCGGGCAGCGGCGCCATCACCGACTTCGGCATCGACACGACCTCGATGTCCACCGGTGAGGCCATCAAGGACTACTTCGCCCGGATGAAGGACGGCCAGCTCGGCTCCATCCCGGCCGTGCTGGGCGTGATCGTGCTGGCGATCCTGTTCAGCGCGCTGTCCGGGGACTTCTTCACCCTGCGCAACATCGCGAACCTGCTCGAACAGGGCGCCGGGCAGACCATCATCGCGATGGGCATCGTGTTCGTGCTGCTGCTCGGCGAGATCGACCTGTCCGCCGGTACCGCCTCGGGCGTGTGCGCCGGGCTGATGGCGCTGCACTACGTGCGCAACGGGAATCTGCTCGGCTCCATGGGCACCGGGGTGTTCGTCACCTTCATCGTGGTGCTCGTGATCGCGGCGGGACTCGCGCTGCTGCAACGGATCTGGGCCGGTGCGGTCATTTCGGTGATCGGCATCGTGATCATCCTGATCGGCGCCCCGGTGAACGCCTGGGTGGAGATGGCGATCGCGATCTGCACCGGGACGGCGATCGGCTGTATCACCGGGTTCCTGGTCTCGAAGATCGGCATGCCCTCGTTCGTGGTGACGCTGGCGTTGTTCATTGTGTGGCAGGGCGTACTGCTGCAGTTCATCGGCGAAGGCGGCACGCTGCCGATCAGCACCAGCGACACGCTCAACGCGGTGGCCAACGGAAACCTGTCGGTGACAGGCAGCTGGGTGCTGTTCGTCGTGGCGGTCGGCGGGTACGCGGTCATCGCGCTCGGGCAGCACTTCACCCGGCTGCGGCGGGGGCTGGTGGTGCAGCCGACGCCGATCGTGGTGTTCAAGGTCGGCGTGCTCGCGGTGCTCGCCGCGGTCTCGACCTACCTGCTCACGGTGAACCGCTCGTCCAACGACCAGGTGAGCATCCAGGGCGTGCCGTACGTGGTGCCGATCGTGCTGGTGCTGCTGTTCGCGGGGACCTACGTGCTCAACCGGACCAAGTACGGACGGCACCTGTATGCGGTGGGCGGCAACAAGGAAGCCGCCCGGCGGGCCGGCATCAACGTGCCGAAGCTGCGCACGAGCGTGTTCGTGATCAGCTCGTCGTTCGCCGCGATCGGCGCGATCGTGTACTCGTCGAAGATCGGCGCGGTGAACCCGCAATCCGGTGGCCTGAACACGCTGCTGTTCGCGGTCGGCGCGGCGGTGATCGGCGGGACCTCCCTGTTCGGCGGCAAGGGCCGGGTCATCGACGCGGTGATCGGTGGTGCCGTGCTGGCCATCGTGAACAACGGGCTCGGCCTGCTGCAGCAGTCGGCCGCGGTGGTCAACATCGTGACCGGCCTGGTGCTGATGCTGGCCGCGACCGTCGACGCGTTGTCCCGGCGGCGAGCCGAGGCGTCGGCGCGCTGA
- a CDS encoding ROK family transcriptional regulator has translation MSSSPVARPDEVRRHNRTTLLRLLHVGGPSTRAALAAELGLNRSTIKTLVDGLAEAGVVEERVPRPGRGAGRPSLLVLPQPHAAVVLAVDLQVEHVAMALVGLGGQILVRDSWHLRTPTRTADEVITHVIESTRVLAADLGVDPVAAGIAVPGVVRRADGHVHEAPNLRWTDVALGERLGGVLRIPILVGNDAELGALAEHLRGVARGSSDAVYVSADVGVGGGVIAQGSSLSGGAGYFGEIGHMVIRPGGRPCYCGNSGCWETEIGEAALCRALGLPEGIARGAILVELRELARDPEAALERLAEFTEWLTLGLVNVVNLLGPQLVVLGDLLTVLPEAVIRVVAEEVRRRSLVSRAVGGTRIVSSVLGADVKLLGAAEVAFETVLDTV, from the coding sequence GTGAGCAGCTCGCCCGTCGCCCGCCCGGACGAGGTGCGCCGGCACAACCGCACGACTCTGCTGCGGCTGTTGCACGTGGGTGGCCCGAGCACGCGGGCCGCGCTGGCTGCCGAACTCGGGCTCAACCGCAGCACGATCAAGACCCTCGTGGACGGGCTCGCCGAGGCGGGCGTCGTCGAGGAGCGGGTGCCCCGGCCGGGGCGGGGGGCCGGGCGCCCCTCGCTCCTGGTCCTGCCGCAACCGCACGCCGCGGTGGTGCTCGCGGTCGACCTGCAGGTCGAGCACGTGGCGATGGCGCTGGTCGGGCTGGGCGGGCAGATCCTGGTCCGGGACAGCTGGCATCTGCGCACGCCCACCCGCACCGCGGACGAGGTGATCACGCACGTGATCGAGTCGACCCGGGTGCTCGCCGCCGATCTCGGCGTGGACCCGGTGGCCGCCGGCATCGCGGTGCCCGGCGTCGTCCGCCGCGCGGACGGGCACGTGCACGAGGCGCCCAACCTGCGCTGGACCGACGTCGCCCTCGGCGAACGCCTTGGTGGCGTGCTGCGCATCCCCATCCTGGTCGGCAACGACGCCGAGCTGGGCGCGCTCGCGGAGCACCTGCGCGGCGTCGCCCGCGGCTCGTCCGACGCGGTGTACGTCTCCGCCGATGTCGGCGTGGGCGGCGGCGTGATCGCGCAAGGCTCGTCGCTGAGCGGCGGCGCGGGCTACTTCGGGGAGATCGGGCACATGGTGATCCGCCCCGGCGGGCGGCCGTGCTACTGCGGCAACAGCGGATGCTGGGAGACCGAGATCGGCGAAGCCGCGCTGTGCCGTGCTTTGGGCCTGCCCGAAGGCATCGCCCGCGGCGCGATCCTGGTGGAACTGCGCGAACTGGCCCGCGATCCGGAAGCGGCGCTGGAGCGGCTCGCGGAGTTCACCGAGTGGCTGACTCTCGGCCTGGTGAACGTGGTGAACCTGCTGGGCCCGCAGCTGGTGGTGCTGGGGGACCTGCTGACCGTGCTGCCCGAGGCGGTGATCCGGGTCGTCGCCGAGGAGGTCCGGCGGCGCAGCCTGGTGAGCCGGGCGGTGGGCGGGACCCGGATCGTCAGCTCGGTCCTGGGCGCGGACGTGAAGCTGCTCGGCGCCGCGGAAGTCGCCTTCGAAACCGTCCTCGACACGGTCTGA
- a CDS encoding DUF7455 domain-containing protein: MTTPTLTRPELTAADRCDRCGAAAQVRAVLSSGGELLFCGHHAREHEAKLKELAAEIQK, encoded by the coding sequence ATGACAACGCCGACGCTCACCCGCCCCGAATTGACCGCCGCCGACCGTTGCGACCGGTGTGGAGCAGCAGCTCAGGTCCGCGCCGTACTCAGCTCCGGAGGCGAACTGCTCTTCTGCGGCCACCACGCCCGCGAACACGAGGCGAAGCTCAAGGAGCTCGCGGCAGAGATCCAGAAGTAA
- a CDS encoding glutamine synthetase family protein, which yields MAKAASAAAKDLAAAGVGGVHLAWADNNGIPRSRVVPIAGLADAAVRGVGATTLFAVFDSHDMITYAHAGLSTPSGDHRLVPVVERLRRLTGQPAFAWVPVWQRTVADEPSPYCPRAVLQRQVDEAARRGLEFRAGYEMEFTVTPGHPGPAYSPHALIGLDGFVAAILHDFAGNGLQIGQLHAEYGPAQLELSLAATDPLSAADDQLLARQTIHAAAHAHGLRVSFSPLPDLTGAGNGWHLHTSVRSNGKNLLAGPGQEGAAYIGGLLRDLPALTAITAPSVASAMRQRPGYYTGAYGFWGVENREAPLRYVLGSELLGQGHANVELKASDASANPYLALAVVLASAMAGIEDGVVPPEPISQDPGTWSEAEREARGVRPLPANHAEKDEALRASPRVSGVLGEELLGAFRAVRASDAAWAAERTPEEILDAHRWRY from the coding sequence ATGGCCAAGGCGGCGTCGGCGGCGGCGAAGGATCTGGCTGCGGCGGGGGTCGGCGGCGTCCATCTGGCCTGGGCGGACAACAACGGCATCCCCCGGTCACGAGTCGTGCCGATCGCCGGTCTGGCCGACGCGGCGGTACGCGGGGTCGGCGCGACCACGCTGTTCGCCGTGTTCGACAGCCACGACATGATCACCTACGCGCACGCCGGGCTATCGACTCCGTCCGGGGACCATCGGCTCGTCCCGGTCGTCGAGCGGCTCCGGCGGCTGACCGGGCAGCCTGCGTTCGCCTGGGTGCCGGTGTGGCAGCGCACCGTGGCGGACGAGCCCTCGCCGTACTGCCCGCGCGCGGTCCTGCAGCGGCAAGTGGACGAAGCGGCCCGGCGCGGTCTCGAATTCCGCGCGGGCTACGAGATGGAGTTCACCGTGACGCCGGGCCATCCCGGCCCGGCCTACAGCCCGCACGCGCTGATCGGCCTCGACGGTTTCGTGGCCGCGATCCTGCACGACTTCGCCGGGAACGGCCTGCAGATCGGCCAGCTGCACGCCGAGTACGGCCCGGCGCAGCTGGAATTGTCCCTGGCCGCAACGGATCCGCTGTCCGCGGCCGACGACCAGCTGCTCGCCCGCCAGACCATCCACGCGGCCGCGCACGCGCACGGGCTGCGCGTGAGCTTCTCCCCGCTGCCGGACCTCACCGGCGCGGGCAACGGCTGGCACCTGCACACCTCCGTGCGCAGCAACGGCAAGAACCTGCTCGCCGGGCCGGGCCAGGAGGGCGCCGCCTACATCGGCGGGCTGCTGCGGGATCTGCCCGCGCTGACCGCGATCACCGCCCCCAGCGTGGCGTCCGCGATGCGGCAGCGGCCGGGCTACTACACCGGGGCGTACGGATTCTGGGGTGTCGAGAACCGTGAGGCGCCGCTGCGGTATGTGCTGGGCTCGGAGCTGCTCGGGCAGGGCCACGCGAATGTCGAGCTGAAAGCCTCCGACGCGTCGGCCAACCCGTACCTCGCGCTGGCCGTCGTGCTCGCCTCCGCGATGGCCGGGATCGAGGACGGGGTGGTTCCGCCCGAGCCGATCAGCCAGGACCCGGGCACCTGGAGCGAAGCGGAACGGGAGGCGCGCGGCGTGCGGCCGTTGCCCGCGAACCACGCCGAGAAGGACGAGGCGTTGCGCGCCAGCCCGCGGGTTTCCGGTGTGCTGGGGGAGGAATTGCTGGGTGCGTTCCGCGCGGTGCGGGCCTCGGATGCGGCGTGGGCGGCCGAGCGGACTCCGGAGGAGATCCTCGACGCGCACCGGTGGCGCTACTGA
- a CDS encoding phosphotransferase family protein: protein MEFHPLDRPVDAFQRALTAPLVELLCRRALGSHIHVLAATELGLGSYNTTYRVELADGPVILRVAPEPARQTRTERQFMRNEYLATPYFAPIAPLLPRTLAADFTHEVIGRDYLVQEVLDGRPAPEVLPGSAPDARRPYFRRLGEITRAVHGVRGPGFGAVAGPHTDTWSEALVRCFADNAADLDDLGLDASDVRAVGDRAAQDAALLNEITEPRLLHGDLWHVNVMVSPDLEITGVFDHDRSWWGDPAADWTIWMTAKKPGTERDAFWETYGPLAATPQARRRALYYRARHLAAVRLERHRYEQRERLADSYTELGEVLAALDSGRIGPA, encoded by the coding sequence GTGGAGTTCCATCCGCTGGACCGGCCCGTGGACGCGTTCCAGCGTGCGCTCACCGCGCCCCTCGTCGAGCTGCTGTGCCGCCGTGCGCTCGGCTCGCACATCCACGTGCTCGCGGCCACCGAGCTGGGGCTGGGCAGTTACAACACGACCTACCGGGTGGAGCTGGCCGACGGTCCGGTGATCCTGCGGGTGGCCCCGGAACCGGCCCGGCAGACCCGGACCGAACGGCAGTTCATGCGCAACGAATACCTTGCCACGCCGTACTTCGCGCCGATCGCGCCGCTGCTGCCGCGCACGCTCGCCGCGGATTTCACCCACGAGGTGATCGGCCGCGACTACCTGGTGCAGGAGGTCCTCGACGGACGCCCGGCGCCTGAGGTGCTGCCGGGCTCCGCGCCAGATGCCCGTCGCCCCTACTTCCGCCGCCTCGGCGAGATCACCCGCGCCGTGCACGGTGTGCGTGGGCCGGGCTTCGGGGCCGTCGCCGGTCCGCACACGGATACTTGGAGCGAAGCGCTCGTACGCTGCTTCGCGGACAATGCTGCGGATTTAGACGACCTCGGCCTCGATGCGTCCGATGTGCGCGCGGTGGGCGACCGTGCCGCACAGGACGCCGCGTTGCTCAACGAGATCACCGAACCCCGTCTGCTGCACGGGGATCTGTGGCACGTGAACGTGATGGTGTCCCCGGATCTGGAGATCACCGGCGTCTTCGACCACGACCGGAGCTGGTGGGGAGACCCGGCCGCGGACTGGACGATCTGGATGACCGCGAAGAAGCCGGGCACCGAGCGAGACGCGTTCTGGGAGACCTACGGCCCGCTCGCCGCCACCCCGCAGGCCCGGCGACGGGCGCTGTACTACCGGGCACGGCACCTGGCCGCTGTCCGGCTGGAACGGCACCGGTACGAGCAGCGGGAGCGGCTGGCCGATTCCTACACCGAACTGGGCGAGGTGCTGGCGGCGCTGGACTCAGGACGGATCGGACCCGCGTAG
- a CDS encoding DUF3592 domain-containing protein, whose protein sequence is MRNILRLRPVHHILVTSAAVLLACAAVLALQLAEFGQARAALEGFGPQTTATVTGSAEDSATVRFAVPGRPDVSATIGLDSTPPANGSRVPVRYDPADPARAVIPGATPLITADRASTYATVTVVAALAVLLVTGFLLLTRFVRPARAAVRSTVPVRRVKLQRGLLTRSWLETEGATPRWIPVYFSPTLIGLPSPVKVEVLGDLRQDRHVAVRVAGEVLYPAGATRMAEPRGRRTDNPAGPDEERSAAAVRPVPLRHQFRTDLPVLAVAPVAGVFWALVDGSGFTGWLVVTVLIAAFGFWWAALRGSDPS, encoded by the coding sequence GTGCGGAATATCCTGCGGCTGCGGCCCGTGCACCACATCCTCGTCACGAGCGCAGCCGTGCTGCTCGCCTGCGCCGCGGTGCTCGCGCTGCAGCTGGCCGAATTCGGCCAGGCCCGTGCGGCGCTGGAGGGATTCGGCCCGCAGACCACCGCCACCGTGACCGGTTCCGCCGAGGACTCGGCCACGGTGCGGTTCGCCGTGCCGGGGCGGCCGGACGTCAGTGCGACGATCGGGCTCGACAGCACTCCCCCAGCGAACGGCAGCCGCGTGCCGGTGCGCTACGACCCGGCGGATCCGGCGCGGGCGGTGATCCCCGGCGCCACCCCGCTGATCACCGCGGACCGCGCGTCGACCTACGCCACGGTGACCGTGGTCGCGGCGCTGGCCGTGCTGCTGGTGACCGGGTTCCTGCTGCTGACCCGGTTCGTCCGGCCCGCTCGTGCCGCCGTACGGAGCACTGTGCCGGTACGCCGGGTCAAGCTGCAACGTGGCCTGCTCACCCGGTCCTGGCTGGAGACCGAAGGCGCGACGCCACGGTGGATTCCGGTCTACTTCTCCCCCACGCTGATCGGCCTGCCGTCGCCGGTGAAGGTCGAGGTACTCGGTGATCTGCGGCAGGACCGGCACGTCGCGGTCCGGGTGGCCGGGGAAGTGCTGTACCCCGCGGGCGCGACGCGCATGGCCGAGCCACGCGGGCGACGCACGGACAACCCGGCCGGGCCGGACGAGGAACGCAGCGCCGCCGCGGTCCGCCCGGTGCCGCTGCGGCACCAGTTCCGTACGGACCTGCCGGTGCTGGCCGTCGCGCCGGTGGCCGGGGTGTTCTGGGCGCTGGTCGACGGCAGCGGGTTCACCGGCTGGCTCGTGGTCACCGTGCTGATCGCGGCGTTCGGGTTCTGGTGGGCCGCGCTACGCGGGTCCGATCCGTCCTGA